In the Microcebus murinus isolate Inina chromosome 14, M.murinus_Inina_mat1.0, whole genome shotgun sequence genome, one interval contains:
- the ZNF32 gene encoding zinc finger protein 32 isoform X3 codes for MAGMPSAHGYSVFLSTSLVGSLRKQGRPSFDGAYYVMTEAHHKYDHSEATGSSSWDIQNSFRREKLEQKSPDAKTLQEDPPGVRQKVYECQECGKSFRQKGSLTLHERIHTGQKPFECTHCGKSFRAKGNLVTHQRIHTGEKPYQCKECGKSFSQRGSLAVHERLHTGQKPYECAICQRSFRNQSNLAVHRRVHSGEKPYRCDQCGKAFSQKGSLIVHIRVHTGLKPYACTQCRKSFHTRGNCILHGKIHTGETPYLCGQCGKSFTQRGSLAVHQRSCSQRLTL; via the exons ATGGCTGGGATGCCCTCAGCTCATGGATACTCAGTGTTCCTGTCCACGTCACTGGTCGGCAGTCTGAGGAAGCAGGGGAGACCTTCTTTTGATGGAGCTTACT ATGTGATGACCGAAGCTCACCACAAATATGATCATTCTGAGGCCACAGGATCCTCAAGCTGGGATATCCAGAATTCTTTCAGAAGAGAGAAGCTGGAACAAAAATCCCCAGATGCTAAGACACTGCAGGAAGATCCACCTGGAGTGAGACAAAAGGTCTATGAGTGCCAGGAGTGTGGAAAATCCTTCCGGCAAAAAGGTAGTCTAACATTACATGAGAGAATCCACACTGGTCAAAAACCTTTTGAGTGTACTCACTGTGGGAAAAGCTTCAGGGCCAAAGGTAATCTTGTTACACATCAGCGAATacacacaggagagaagccctatCAGTGCAAGGAGTGTGGGAAAAGCTTCAGTCAGCGAGGTAGTCTAGCCGTCCATGAGAGACTCCACACTGGACAGAAACCCTATGAGTGTGCTATTTGTCAGAGGAGCTTCAGGAATCAAAGTAACCTTGCTGTTCACAGAAGAGTTCACAGTGGTGAGAAGCCCTATAGATGTGATCagtgtggaaaagccttcagtCAGAAAGGAAGCTTAATTGTTCACATCAGAGTCCACACAGGCCTGAAGCCCTATGCCTGTACCCAGTGCAGGAAGAGTTTCCACACTAGGGGGAATTGTATTCTACATGGCAAAATCCACACAGGAGAGACGCCATATCTGTGTGGCCAGTGTGGGAAAAGCTTTACTCAGAGAGGGAGTCTGGCTGTGCACCAGCGAAGCTGCTCACAAAGGCTCACCCTTTGA
- the ZNF32 gene encoding zinc finger protein 32 isoform X1 has product MFGFPTATLLDCHGRYAQNVAFFNVMTEAHHKYDHSEATGSSSWDIQNSFRREKLEQKSPDAKTLQEDPPGVRQKVYECQECGKSFRQKGSLTLHERIHTGQKPFECTHCGKSFRAKGNLVTHQRIHTGEKPYQCKECGKSFSQRGSLAVHERLHTGQKPYECAICQRSFRNQSNLAVHRRVHSGEKPYRCDQCGKAFSQKGSLIVHIRVHTGLKPYACTQCRKSFHTRGNCILHGKIHTGETPYLCGQCGKSFTQRGSLAVHQRSCSQRLTL; this is encoded by the exons ATACGCCCAGAATGTAGCATTCTTCA ATGTGATGACCGAAGCTCACCACAAATATGATCATTCTGAGGCCACAGGATCCTCAAGCTGGGATATCCAGAATTCTTTCAGAAGAGAGAAGCTGGAACAAAAATCCCCAGATGCTAAGACACTGCAGGAAGATCCACCTGGAGTGAGACAAAAGGTCTATGAGTGCCAGGAGTGTGGAAAATCCTTCCGGCAAAAAGGTAGTCTAACATTACATGAGAGAATCCACACTGGTCAAAAACCTTTTGAGTGTACTCACTGTGGGAAAAGCTTCAGGGCCAAAGGTAATCTTGTTACACATCAGCGAATacacacaggagagaagccctatCAGTGCAAGGAGTGTGGGAAAAGCTTCAGTCAGCGAGGTAGTCTAGCCGTCCATGAGAGACTCCACACTGGACAGAAACCCTATGAGTGTGCTATTTGTCAGAGGAGCTTCAGGAATCAAAGTAACCTTGCTGTTCACAGAAGAGTTCACAGTGGTGAGAAGCCCTATAGATGTGATCagtgtggaaaagccttcagtCAGAAAGGAAGCTTAATTGTTCACATCAGAGTCCACACAGGCCTGAAGCCCTATGCCTGTACCCAGTGCAGGAAGAGTTTCCACACTAGGGGGAATTGTATTCTACATGGCAAAATCCACACAGGAGAGACGCCATATCTGTGTGGCCAGTGTGGGAAAAGCTTTACTCAGAGAGGGAGTCTGGCTGTGCACCAGCGAAGCTGCTCACAAAGGCTCACCCTTTGA
- the ZNF32 gene encoding zinc finger protein 32 isoform X2 yields MTEAHHKYDHSEATGSSSWDIQNSFRREKLEQKSPDAKTLQEDPPGVRQKVYECQECGKSFRQKGSLTLHERIHTGQKPFECTHCGKSFRAKGNLVTHQRIHTGEKPYQCKECGKSFSQRGSLAVHERLHTGQKPYECAICQRSFRNQSNLAVHRRVHSGEKPYRCDQCGKAFSQKGSLIVHIRVHTGLKPYACTQCRKSFHTRGNCILHGKIHTGETPYLCGQCGKSFTQRGSLAVHQRSCSQRLTL; encoded by the coding sequence ATGACCGAAGCTCACCACAAATATGATCATTCTGAGGCCACAGGATCCTCAAGCTGGGATATCCAGAATTCTTTCAGAAGAGAGAAGCTGGAACAAAAATCCCCAGATGCTAAGACACTGCAGGAAGATCCACCTGGAGTGAGACAAAAGGTCTATGAGTGCCAGGAGTGTGGAAAATCCTTCCGGCAAAAAGGTAGTCTAACATTACATGAGAGAATCCACACTGGTCAAAAACCTTTTGAGTGTACTCACTGTGGGAAAAGCTTCAGGGCCAAAGGTAATCTTGTTACACATCAGCGAATacacacaggagagaagccctatCAGTGCAAGGAGTGTGGGAAAAGCTTCAGTCAGCGAGGTAGTCTAGCCGTCCATGAGAGACTCCACACTGGACAGAAACCCTATGAGTGTGCTATTTGTCAGAGGAGCTTCAGGAATCAAAGTAACCTTGCTGTTCACAGAAGAGTTCACAGTGGTGAGAAGCCCTATAGATGTGATCagtgtggaaaagccttcagtCAGAAAGGAAGCTTAATTGTTCACATCAGAGTCCACACAGGCCTGAAGCCCTATGCCTGTACCCAGTGCAGGAAGAGTTTCCACACTAGGGGGAATTGTATTCTACATGGCAAAATCCACACAGGAGAGACGCCATATCTGTGTGGCCAGTGTGGGAAAAGCTTTACTCAGAGAGGGAGTCTGGCTGTGCACCAGCGAAGCTGCTCACAAAGGCTCACCCTTTGA